A genomic window from Longimicrobiaceae bacterium includes:
- a CDS encoding helix-turn-helix domain-containing protein, translating to ATTTWWLAPVFERMYPAVLLDPDAMVVADGPVTTAGAAMAQLDLMLALVRRYGGPDLAERCARYLLLDGRRSQSRYMALGYLSGNDPDVVRAERWARERLETGISAPELAAAAGLSTRTFARRVERATGLSPVRFLQRLRVERAVELLETTSCTVEEIARRVGYAEPTTLRRLLRRTAGVLPRELRG from the coding sequence GCCACCACGACGTGGTGGCTCGCGCCGGTGTTCGAGCGGATGTATCCCGCGGTGCTTCTCGATCCCGACGCCATGGTGGTGGCCGACGGACCGGTCACCACCGCGGGCGCCGCGATGGCGCAGCTCGACCTGATGCTCGCGCTCGTCAGGCGCTACGGAGGCCCCGACCTCGCCGAGCGATGCGCGCGCTATCTCCTGCTGGACGGACGGCGAAGCCAGTCGCGGTACATGGCACTCGGCTACCTTTCCGGGAACGATCCCGACGTGGTGCGCGCGGAACGCTGGGCGCGCGAGCGTCTGGAGACCGGGATCAGCGCGCCCGAGCTGGCCGCTGCCGCCGGGCTCTCGACGCGCACCTTCGCGCGGCGAGTGGAGCGGGCCACGGGCCTCTCGCCCGTGCGTTTCCTTCAGCGCCTCCGCGTGGAGCGCGCGGTGGAGCTGCTGGAGACGACGAGCTGCACGGTCGAGGAGATCGCACGACGCGTGGGGTACGCGGAGCCCACGACATTGCGCCGCCTCCTCCGGCGCA